The genomic DNA GCCGCGCGGTGACGGTCGCGTCGTACGGCGACCGCCAGCCCTCCAGGATCTTCGAGCCGGCCGTCGTCGGCGCGTCAGTGGTCGTGAAAACGTCCTTGAGCGCCAACGGAACTCCGGCGAGCGGCGATGCCAGCGGCTCACCGGCTGCCACCTGCTTGTCGACGGCGGCGGCAGCGGCGAGCGCCTCCTGGGCGCCCACGTGCAGGAAGGCGTGGTAGGTCTCGTCGGTGGCGGCGATCTGGTCCAGGTGCGCCTGGGTGACCTCGGTGGCCGACACGTCGCCGGCGGCGATCTTCTCGCCGAGCGTGGCCGCGTCGAAACGGATCAGGTCACTCACTCTGCTTCTCCCAAGATGCGGGGCACGGCGAACCGGCCCTCCTCGGCCCGCGGGGCCTCCGCCAGCGCCTGATCCTGCGCCAGGCTGGGCGCCTCGACGTCGGGCCGGGTGATGTTGACCTCTTTGAGCGGATTGCCGGTCGCCTCGATACCGGTGACGTCGACGGCCTGAATCTTGCCGACGTGCGCCAGGATGGCATCGAGCTGGCCTGCGAAACTGTCCAGCTCACCCTCGGTCAGGGCGAGCCGGGCCAGATTCGCCAGATGGGCGACATCGTCCCGGGAAATCTTCGACACGTCTAAACACCCTAGTGGGAGGCAACGCGGGCGCAGCCACGGGGAATGTATTCGTGACACGCGCCGCACCTGCCCGTCCTGCCATGGCCACGCCGCTGTGCCACAGTTGTCGCGTGTCCTCCTATCTGCTGCGGGTTCAGCTCGAAGACCGCCCCGGTAGCCTCGGCTCCCTCGCGGTGGCTCTGGGCTCGGTGGGCGCCGACATCCTGTCGCTCGACGTCGTCGAGCGCGGTCCGGGTTACGCCGTCGACGACCTGGTGGTCGAGCTGCCGCTCGGGTCCATGCCCGATGCCCTGATCACCGCCGCGGAGGCCCTCAAGGGCGTGTACGTGGACAGCATTCGGCCCCACACCGGGCTGCTCGAAGCCCATCGCGAACTGGAACTGATCGACCATGTGGCGGCCGCCAAGGGCAAGGCCGCGCGGCTCCAGACACTTGCCGACGAAGCGCCGCGCGTGCTGCGGGTCGGGTGGTGCGTCATCGTGGCCGGCGGCAAGGACGGTGTGCTGCCCCACCGCATCACCGGCAGCCCGGGTGCGCCCGAGACGCTCGCCGACTCCGCGCCGTGGCTGCCGCTGGAGCACGCCGCTGCCCTGGACGCCACCGGCGACTGGGTACCGCAGTTCTGGCGCGACATCGACACCACCCTGGCCGCCGCACCGTTGGGCGACCCCCACACCGCGATCATGCTGGGCCGCCCCGGCGGGCCGGCCTTCCGCCCGTCGGAGGTCGCGCGGCTCGGATACCTCGCGGGCATCGTCGCGACCATCGTGCGCTGACCGTCTCGTTCACAGCCACTTCACCTGCGCGAATGCGGTTGCGGAAGGGCCGAGACTGCTAGCGTGAGCCCACATCTCACTGGAGGGCACACGTGAGCACTTTCCTGATCGTCGTCGGCGTCCTGCTCATGATCGCCGCGGTCGTCGTCGTGGTGCTCGCCTTCACCCGGGCCAAGAAGCCCGCAACCACCGGCGCCCGCCAGGACCCGCTGAAGTCCGGTGAGATGCCGGTCTTCGGACCCAAGCAGCTCGGCCCCGGGGCGATCGTCAGCTACGGCGGCGTCGACTACGTGGTGCGCGGCTCGGTGACCTATCGCGAAGGGCCGTTCATCTGGTGGGAACACCTGCTGGAAGGCGGTCAGGGCGAACCGATCTGGTTCAGCGTCGAAGAGGACGAGGGACGGCTGGAACTCGCGTTCTGGACCAAGCGACCCGACCTGGCGCTGCAGCCCATCGGTCCGCTCACCATCGACGGGGTGCAGTACGACGAGGTCGAGACCGGTGACGCCCAGTACACCTCCGAGGGCACGACGGGCCTGCCCGAGCACGGCCAGATGAACTACGTCGACTACGCCGGCCCCGGCCGCGCCGCCCTGCTGAGTTTCGAGCAGTGGTCGCCGAACTCGCCGTGGGAGGTGTCGACCGGCAAGGTCATGTCGCCCGGTGAGCTCACGGTGTATCCCGCTCCCCCCGCCGGCTCGTAGGTCGGTGCCATGACCCGGGGCAAGATGCTGATTCTCGCCGGGGTGCTCGCGGTCGCGTCGGTGATCTGCCTGGCGATCGGCATCAGCACCGCCCGCACCATCGAGTCATTCGTCAAAGACAACTATCAGAACGTCGGCTACAACACCTACCGGTGCGACGGGTCACCGAGCGACGTGGCCGACGACCTCGCCGAGGCACATCGACCGGAGGCGCGCGCCACCGATCGCGGCAACTACTACCTGCGGTACAACGACTCCATCGCCATCGTGGGCCCGGGCTCCGGACAGGCGTGCACTGTCCGGCTGGAGAGCCTCAACTCGGGTTACAACCACGGCAGCTACTTCTTCCTTGGCCCGGGTTTCAGCCCGGGTTCGCCGTCGCACAGTTCCGGCGGCAGCTCGGGCGGACCGGGCGGCGTCAAGTGACCACATCAATTCCGAGGAGACTCCGATGAACCTGGCCGCCATCGACTTCGGCACCGTCCACACCGACGCGATCATCCAGAACGTGGTCGGCTCGGTGCTGTACTTCCTGGTGGGGGCGCTGGTGCTGGCCGCCGGCTTCGTCATGGTCGATGTGCTGACCCCGGGCAAGCTGCGCCGTCAGGTCTTCGTCGAGCGTCGGCCCAACGCGGTGACGATCACCGCGGCGATGGACGTCTCGCTGGCCGCCATCATCATCACCGCGATTCACGCCAGCTCCGACCGGCTCGGGCAGGGGCTGATCGACACGCTGATCTACGGGCTGATCGGCGTCGCGCTGCAGGGCCTGGCCCTCGTGGCGGTGGAGTTGTTGGCGCCCGGGCACTTCCGCAACGACATCCACGCCGAGGAGTTCCATCCCGCCGCTGTTGCCGTCGCGGTGGTGCTGCTGGCGGTCGGTGGTATCAACGCCGCCGCGCTCACCTGATGGTCACCGAGGCCCCGGCGGCCCTCCCGGATCCCTCACCGGTAGTCGGAACCCGTTGGCGCGCGCTGCTTCTGGCGGCCGTCGCGGCGTGCGCAGCGTGCGGCATCGTCTATGAGCTTGCACTGCTGACACTCTCGACAAGCCTCAACGGCGGCGGCGTCGTGTCGACGTCGCTGATCGTCGCGGGCTACGTGGCGGCCCTGGGCGTGGGTGGGCTGTTGGCCAAAGCGCTGCTGGCGCGTGCGGCCATCAGTTTCATCGCGGTGGAGACGGCGCTGGGTGTGGTGGGTGGCCTGTCCGCAACGGTGCTCTACGTGACGTTCGCGTTCCTCGGCGACTCGGACTGGGTGCTCGGCGTCGCGACGGCGCTCATCGGCGGGCTGGTCGGCGCGGAAGTGCCACTGTTGATGACGCTGCTGCAGCGTGGCCGGGTCGCCGGGGCCACCGACGCCGGCCGGGTGCTGGCCAACCTCAATGCCGCCGACTATCTGGGCGCCCTGCTGGGCGGCTTGGCGTGGCCGTTCCTGGTGTTGCCGTATCTGGGCATGATCCGCGGCGCGGCGGCCACCGGGATGATCAATTTGGCTGCCGCAGCGGTGGTTTCGGTGTTCCTGCTGCGCCGCATCCTGAGCCGGCGGGAATTCGTCGCCGCGCTGAGCGCCCTGGTGCTGGCGTTCGCTCTACTGGCGACGCTGATGGCGTCCGCAGACGGTATCGAGACGACGTCACGACAGCGGTTGTACGCCGACCCGATCGTGGCCTACCAGCATTCGGCCTATCAGGAGATCGTGGTGACCCGCCGCGGCGACGACACCCGGCTGTATCTCGATGGCGGACTGCAGTTCTCGACGCGCGACGAGTACCGCTACACCGAATCTCTGGTGTACCCGGCGTTGGGCGCGGGTGCGCGGTCGGTGCTGGTGATCGGCGGCGGTGACGGCCTGGCGGCGCGGGAACTGTTGCGCCAGAAGGGCATCGACCGGCTCGTCCAGGTCGAGCTCGATCCGGCGGTGGTGGCGGTGGCACGGACCAAGCTGCGTGACGCCAACGCCGGCGCGCTCGACGATCACCGCATCCGGCTGATCCTCGATGACGCCATGACGTGGCTGCGGGTGCCACATCCGGACGTCGTACCGCCAGGCGGATTCGACGCCGTCATCGTCGACCTGCCCGACCCAGACAACCCGGTGCTCGGCCGGTTGTACTCCACCGAGTTCTACAGCCTCGCCGCCCGGGTCCTGGCACCCCAGGGCCTGCTGGTGGTGCAGTCCGGCAGCCCCTACTCGACGCCGACGGTGTTCTGGCGCACGGTATCGACCATCGCGTCGACGGGGCTGGCGGTGACGCCGTACCACGTCGAGGTGCCGACGTTCGGTGACTGGGGTTTCACGCTGGCCCGCCGGGGTCCCCTGCCACCCGCGCCGGTGGTGCCCAAAGACGCTCCGCCGCTTCGGTTCCTGAATCAGCAGGTGCTCGACGCCGCCACGGTGTTCGCGCCCGACACGGCGCCGCAGCACCTGCCGCCGTCGACGCTGGAGCACCCGTTGATCGTTGATGACATGCGGCGCGGTTACCGGTAGCGCACCGAGCCGACGAGAACAGCGGTCAGCACCGCACTGACCGCGGGCCGAGCCAAGCCGAGTCCGCCGGCCGCACTCGCGTTGGTCAGCAGGAACGCCACCGCGGCACCCAGTGGCCGGGTCAGGACGAAACAGCCCCAGAAACCCACCGTCGTCGCCCCACCGAGCCGACGGCACGCCAACACGACCGCGGCGACGGCGACGGCCCACAGCAGGAGCTGCAGCACCGGGTACGCCAAGATGGGGCGCGGCGTCAGGTGGGTCAGTGCAGTGCCGATGCCGAAGGCCACCAACGCAATTGCCCAGAACCAGCCTTCGGAGCGGCGGCTGCAGACAGCGATCAGCGAGGCGATTCCCATCGTGGCATGGCCGGCCGCAACCAGCCCCGCCCCACCGATGAGGCACACGACGGCGATTGCCGCGTACCCCAGACCCAGCGCGATGTGCAGCCCGTTCGCGATCTCGGTGCCGACGGCACTGGCGGCCAGCATGGCGCACCAGAACGCCCACGGCCGCAATCGGTCACCGCGCAGCTGAATCATGAGCACTGTTGCCAACGCCGCGACGAGGAGCGTCGTCGCGATCCAGCGGCCCAGGTGGTCGTACAGGTAATCCGGCCAGAACACCGATGCCGCGGTGATCAATGTCTTGCTCACCCAGAATCGCGTGCTGATTTCCGGGATTCTGCGAGACACCGGCGCCGCCATCGAGCTCAGAGCGCGTCCGGCCCCTCCGCCAGCAACCGCCGGAAGCCGTCTTCGTCGAGAATCGGCACGCCGAGTTCAACGGCCTTGTCGTACTTGGATCCTGGCGCGTCGCCGGCCACCACGTAGGCCGTCTTCTTCGACACCGACCCGGCCGCCTTGCCGCCGCGGACCAGGATCGCCTCCTTGGCCTCGTCCCGCGAGAACCCCGTCAGCGAGCCCGTCACCACGATCGACAGGCCCTCCAGGTTCCGCTCGATGCTTGCGTCGCGTTCGTCGGCCATCCGCACGCCCGCGGCCCGCCATTTGTCGACGATGGCGCGGTGCCAGTCGACGGTGAACCAGTCGATCACGGCGGCGGCGATGGTCGGTCCGACGCCCTCGACAGCCGCCAGGCGTTCCTCGGAGGCTTCGGTGATCGCTTGCAGATCACCGAATTCCGCGGCCAGCGCCCGGGCCGCCGTCGGGCCGACGTGCCGGATGGACAGCGCCACCAGCACGCGCCACAGCGGCTGCTGCTTGGCCTTGCCGAGGTTGGCCAGCAGCCGGGCGCCGTTGGCCGAGAGCTCACCCTTCTGGGTCTTGAACAGGTTGGTGCGCAACAGCTCGTCGGCCGTGAGCTCGAAGATGTCGCCCTCATCGGTGATGACGCCGGCGGCCAGCAGCGCGGTGGCCGCCTCGTAGCCGAGGCCCTCGATATCGAAGGCACCCCGACCCGCGACGTGGAACACCCGCTCGCGCAGCTGCGCGGGGCACGACCGGGTGTTGGGGCAACGGATGTCGGCGTCACCCTCCTTCGACGGCGCCAGCGTGCTGCCACACTCCGGACATGTTGCGGGCATGACGAATTCGCGTTCGGTGCCGTCCCGCAGATCGACGACCGGGCCGAGCACCTCGGGGATGACGTCGCCGGCCTTGCGGATCACCACGGTGTCGCCGATCAGCACGCCCTTGCGCTTCACCTCGGTGGCGTTGTGCAGCGTCGCGAGCCCGACCGTCGACCCCGCCACGGTGACGGGCTCCATGTACGCGAACGGCGTGACGCGGCCGGTGCGGCCCACACTCACGCGGATGTCGAGCAGCTTGGTGGTGACTTCCTCGGGCGGATACTTGTAGGCGATGGCCCACCGCGGCGCGCGGCTGGTGGCGCCGAGGCGTCGCTGCAGCGTGCGGTCGTCCAATTTGACCACCAGACCGTCGATTTCGTGATCGACGTCGTGGCGGTGCTCGCCCCAGTACGCGACGCGTTCGGCAACCGCCGCGATGCCGGTGACGCGGGTGGTGTGGTCGGACACCGGCAGGCCCCAGGCCTTGAGTGCGCGGTAGGCGTCGTGCAGCGACGCGGGCTCGAAGCCTTCGGTGAGGCCCAGGCCATGGCAGATCATGTGCAGCCGGCGACGCGCGGTGACGGCCGGATTCTTCTGCCGCAACGACCCGGCGGCGCTGTTGCGCGGATTGGCGAACGGCGCCTTGCCCTCCTCGACGAGGCTGGCGTTGAGCGCGGCGAAATCCTCGACGCGGAAGTACACCTCGCCGCGGACCTCCAGCACCGCCGGCACCGGGAATTCGTCGGTGCCCGTCAGCTGCTCGGGGACGTCGGTGATGGTGCGGGCGTTGAGCGTGACGTCCTCACCGGTGCGGCCGTCGCCGCGCGTGGCGCCGCGGACCAGCTTGCCGTCGCGGTAGACCAGCGCCAGCGCGACACCGTCGACCTTGAGTTCGCAGAGGTACTCGAGATCGCCGCCCAGCTCGTTGGACAGCCGGGCCGCCCAGGCCGTCAGCTCGTCGGTGTTGAACGCGTTGTCGAGCGACAGCATCCGCTCCAGGTGCTGCGCCTCGCCGAACTCGGTCGCGAACCCGGCGCCGCCGACCAGCTGCGTCGGCGAATCCGGCGTCCGCAGCTCGGGGTACCGCTCTTCGATCTCCTGCAGTTCACCCAGCAGCTTGTCGAACTCACCGTCGGAGATGATCGGTGCGTCCTTGACGTAGTAGCGGAACTGGTGACCGCGGACCTCCTCGGCCAGTTCCTGCCATTGCCGGCGCACGTCGGGATCGGGTGAGCTCACTCGGTAAGGCTAGCGAAGGGCTGTGACATCAGGCCGCGATGATCCCCGCCGACGTCCCGCACGCCACCAGGACCGTGCAGGCAGCCACTGGCGCGGGATCCTCGGTACCGACCAGCGGCGGCAGCGGCGGCATGAAGATCGGCACGAGGCCGGCCCCCGTGACCCCGGTCAGCCTGGCGACGACCTGCGCGACGGCGTTCGTCGCCGCGTAGGTCAGGCTCCCGACCAGCTGCACGGGCAACGTCATCGCCTGTGCCAGCGGGCTGATGACGAAAATGTGTTGCGCCGCGATCGACTCCAGTTGCGCCGTCACCGCATCGAACCCTTGATTGAGGAAGTAGGGCACGGACGCGAAGACCGTCCGGATGCCGAGTTTCAGATCGGTGCCGATGTCGGGGTATCCGTACTTGCCGATGACATCCAGCACCGCGGCTCGCAGCGCGGCGTCGTCGTCGATCGGTGTGACCGTGCTGCCGCCCAGGTTGGTGATCGAGACACCGTCGGACTTGGGCGCGGGGGTGCCGCCGAACAACGTCACCACCGTCGGCGTGACGTCGACGATCTGGTACTTCAGGTTGACCCCACCGGCCGTGAACAGATTCGGGTTGTTGGCGATGACGAAAGTCGATGTCTCATTGGGTGATTGGAAACCGTGACCGAGGCCCTTACTGGCCTGGTGACCGTGATCGGTGACGACGATGACGGTCCACTGCTCCCCGGTCGCGGCTTCCCAGTCATTGACCTGCTGCATGATCTCGCCGATGTTCTGGTCGACATTGCGCACCGCGTCGGCGTACTGCTGGGACGCGCCACCGTAGTTGTGCCCGTTCTCGTCGACTCCGACGAAGTAGCTGAACACGAAGTTCGGCTTGTTCGGGTCGGCGGCGGCGATCGCGGCCTCGGTCGCGTCGCCGACGGCGTCGTCGGTGAGTGACCAGTCGGAGTCACCCGCGATGTGCGAGATGTTGACGACGTGGTCGGCGCCCACCGAGCCCGACACGGCGATGGCCGAGATGACGTCCCAATTCGCGATGGCCGTGGTCTGGATACCGGGGTTGAAGGTCTCGAGCTGGTTGAAAACCGTGGGCCACGTGTCGTAGACGGCCGGATTGAAGATGTTGTTGATGACGCCGGTCTTCTCACCCCAGACGCCGGTCAGGATGGCGGTCCACGACGGATTGCTGATCGTGGTGTGCCCGACGATGCTCGCGGGCGCCGTGGTGCCGCCCTGCATCAGTTCGAAGAAGTGGGCGTTGGCCGGGTCCGCCAGCACCCGGCTCAGGTTGGTGCCGTCGACGCCGATCACCAGCACGTTGGGCGTGGTATCGGCGAGCGTCGAAACCGGCTGCGGTGCAACGGCACTGGTGGGCTTGAGCGTCTTGCGTTCGAGTTCATCGCGCACCGCAGCCAGGGCCACCAGCACCGATGTCGAGCTGAGCGGCGATACCGGCGCCTGAAGCGAACGCAGGGCCCTGGTGAGTTTCGCGATCGGTGTGGTGGACACCGCGGCCACCTTGACGGTCGGCTGTGCGGCGCTCGCCTGCGCCGCGACGGCCGTGACCGTCGGAGTCGCCACGGACTTGGCCGGAACCGCGGCCGTGACGCGCGGCAGGCTCACCCGGGGTGCTGCCTCATCCGCTTTGTCTGCCTTGCCGTTGTCGACCTTTCCCTTGTCGGGTTTGTCAGCGGCGGCGGCCTTCTGAACCTTCTTGTCGGGCTTGTCGGCCGTGTCCTTGCCAGCCTTGTCCTTGTCGGCCTTGTCCGCGTGCTTGTTGGATTTCGGCTTCGGCTTGGCCGGTTTGCGCTGCTTCTTCTCCGGAGCGCCCGACGGCGTGCCAGCCGACTGGGATGACGTCGTCGTCCCGGCGGCACCTGCGGTGGTGTCGGCCCACGCCGGGCAGTCACCCCACCCCGCGAGCGCGGTACCGATCCCGAGTGCGACCGCCAGTCCCCCGACCCGACCAATGCATCTTCCCGCTGTCATCCGGAATGTATAACGCGCGACAATTATCGGCCGCACAGGAATCGCGAACCTGACACACAGTCATCCCGAAGGTTGGACACCCGCCGCCCCGCCGCGCGTTACCGTGGCAACGTGCCGCATCCGATCATGTTCGACGATGACGACCCCGGCCTGGCAGAGCTGCGCGCGGTCGCACTGGGCTTCCCCGAGGCCTTCGAGAAGGTGTCGTGGGGCCGGCCGGTGTTCTGCGCGCCCAAGATGTTCGCGATGTACGGCGGCAATTCGAAGACGACGGGCGAGATGGTCGCTTACCCGCATTCTCTACTGGTCAAGGTTGACGAGTCCGACCGCGCAGCACTGGAACAGGATTCGCGGTTCTACTATCCCGCCTACATGGGTCCGTCCGGCTGGCTCGGGCTGGATTTCACCGCGGCGAAGGTCGACTGGCACGAGGTCCGGGAGCTGCTCGATGCGTCGTTCCGGCTGGTCGCGCCGAAGCGATTGATCAAGCTACTCGACGCGCAATGAGGTAGGCCTGCGGCGTGGATTCGGCTCCGTCGTCGTCAGGTTGCCGGACCAGTTCGGCGTAGAGGCGAAAACCATTGCTCGACAACAGGTCTGTGACCACCTCCGGCCGACGACGGATGAACGTCAAGTTCACGGCCTCGCCATCGAAGTCCGTCAGCACCCGCGGCTCGTCCCCGACCTGGAACGCCAACAGCAGCACACCGTCCGCCGCGAGCACCCGGTGGAACTCGGCGAAGACCCGCGGCAGGTGCGCGTCCGGTACGTGGATGATCGAGTACCAGGCACAGAGCCCGCCGACGCTGCCTTCGGCCACGTCGAGGTCGAGCATCGAACCGACGCGAAACGGCAGACCCGGATTGTGCTGCCGCGCCTGCGCGATCATGTTGGGCGACAGATCGATTCCCGTGACGTCGAGGCCGGCCGCCGCGAGTGCTGCGGTGGCCACCCCGGTTCCGCAGCCCACGTCCAGCACCCTGCTTCCTCGGCCCACCAGTTCAGCGAAGGCACCGATCATGGCGCGGTCCAACGGCCTGTCATCGAGATGGCTTTGGAAGCGGGCGACGTAGTGTGCCGCCGCACGGTCGTAGCCGTCGCGCGTCAAGGCCACAAAATCAGGCATCGGCCAACCGTACGCGGGCCCGGCGACACGGCGATTGGACGCGTGGCTTCCGCAGCGCGACCTGGTGTCGTGCTGCCGGGCAGCATGGGGCGCCGAATCACCCTGCGGTCCTGTCTGTTTCACCCTCGTCGTCTCCACTCTCGGGCGGGTAGAGCGTCGGGTGGTGATACTCATTCGTCCTAGGTTGGCCGACATCGAGCAGTGGTGGTGGGGTCCAGTGGGTTCTGCCGTCGGGGCCCATGGTGGTGCTCCAGCCGCCGGTGTCGACCAGGCGGTTGTCGCGGCCGCAGGCCAGGGTCATGGTGTCGACGTTGGTCAGGCCGTCATCGCGCCAGTTGGTGACGTGATGGGCCTGGCTGCGGGAAGCGGGGGCGGTGCAGTTCGGGCGGGTGCAGCCGTGGTCCCGCCCGAACAACGCCAACCGCTGCGCGGTGCTGGCGGTTCTGGCCGCCCGGCCCAGATAGAGGGGTTGGCCGGTGTGCTCATCGAACACGGCGAGGTAGTTATCCGAGCCCTGAGCGGCCATCCGGATCAGGTCTTTGATGGGGAGTTTGGTCCCGGTGTGCGTGAGCGCCATCCCGGCACGCTTTTCCAGGTCGGTGACGGTGCAGTTGGCGACCACCGCGACGGGGAACCCGTTGTGCACCCCCGACATCCCGGTGGCGAGCATCATCCGGCCCACGAACGTGAACGCGTCGTACTGGCGCTGCGCCAGGGTGCGGGTATCCGCATCGATCTGCTCCTGCGTCGGGGTACCCGAGTAGCAGGGGTGTGGGTCGGCGGGGTTGCACATGCCGGGGGCGGCGTACTTGTCGAACAACACCTCCCAGTAGGCCCGCCCTTCAGGGTCGAGTTGGGCGGTCACGTCGGTGCGGCCGTCGGGCCGCTGCTTACCCATGACAAACGAGCGTTGCGGGTCGGGCTCGTCGTCGTTGGGTTCGGGGCCGTCCTGATCCAACTCGTACAAAAGTTTCTGCGCGGCGCGTCGGAGGTCCTCGGGGGTTTTGACCCTCGCATCGGCCACCAGATCCGCCTCACACTGGGCGACGGTGATCGGGTCGGCCGCCCACAACGGCAGCTTGCCGAAGAACCAGGTGATCACCTGCACGTGCTCGGCATTGATCGCACCGTCAGCCAGGGTGGCGGCGACCAGCTCCCACACCGGCCCGAGCGGCTCCCCGGTGATGGCCGAGCGCGGACCCAGCTGGTCGCAGTCCCGCACCCGCCGGCGGGCCTCCTCCCGGCTGACCCGCAACCGCACATGCAACACCTCCGGCCAATCCTTCGCCCCGATCTCCTTGGCCGTCGCCTGCGTCTGTGCCGCGGCCAGGATCCGGTGATCGACCGCCTCAGCCGCGCACCTCAACGTTTCCCGTCGGGACTGCAACGCCAACAATGTCGGCACATCCAGACCGGTGTAGTCCAGGGCTGCGAGCCGGGCCTGCGCCGCCTCGTAGGCGGCGTAGGCCTCCTCGATGACGGCCGGATCAGCGAATCCCATACATCGAACACTAGTTCGAACCACTGACAAGAAACCGCAGTTTGGGACGCCTGTGCCGAAAGTGACTGATGAGGTCAAACATGTTGCCCAGCAGGATGTTCTGCCCGCCGAGAAACTCCGAAGCTACCGCCCCGAACTCGTCAGTCCTCGCGGAACCCGGGCACCCATTTGTCGACGATATCGGCGTAGTTGATGGTCGCGTCGAGCTGTGCGGCGATGCCGAGCAGACCGCCGAGCACCCGGAACATCATCAGGTAGTTGGGCGGCAGGTTCAGTTGGCGGCTGGTCTTGAACGTGGCGGCGAACTGCTCGCTGCGGATGTCTGCCGCAGTGGCGGCGATGCCCTGCAGCCACTTGCGGCTGAAGTGGAAACTCTTGTGCCGCAACGGTTCGATGTACGGCAGCAGGTAGGCGTTGATCTCCTCGTGCGACACCGTGGCACCCGGTGGGATGAAGCCTTCCTCCCGGAGGTAGGCCGTCATCTCCTCCCACTTCTCATCGCGCGCGAGCCGCAGGATGGGGCCGGTGGCGCGCGGCAGGCCGCCCTCGTGGACCGCCACGGCACCGAAGTCCATGACACCGAACCGGCCGTCGTCGAGCAGCATGAAATTGCCGGGATGCGTGTCCACATGCAGCAGCCCGCAGCGATAGGGGGCGCTGATGGTGACCTCGAGCAACAGGTGCGCGCACCGGTTGCGTTCGTCTTCGGTGCCGCCCGCGATGATCTCGGAGAGCTTGCGGCCCTCCATCCATTCGGTGATGACGACCTTTGGTGACGATGCGACGACCGCCGGCACATAGAACTGCGGATCCCCCGCGAAAGCCTTGGCGAACGCGCGCTGATAGTCCGCCTCGATGCGGTAGTTCAGCTCTTCCTCGGTGCGCTCGATGAGCTCGTCGATGATGCTCTTGACGTCGGCGCCCGGAACCACCTGCTTGAACAGCGTGGTGAGCATGCGCAGCGTCTTGAGGTCGGCGCGCACGGCCTCATCGGCACCCGGGTACTGCACCTTGACCGCGACGCGGCGGCCGTCGCCCCACACCGCGCTGTGCACCTGCCCGATGCTCGCGGAGGCGACGGGCGTGTCGTCGAAAGACTGGAACCGCTCGCGCCACTTGGTGCCCAGCTGGGCGTCGAGCACGCGGTGCACCTTGTCGGCGGGCAGTGGCGGGGCGTCGCTCTGAAGTTTGGTCAGGGCTTCGCGGTAGGGCTCGGCATACGCCGGTGGGATGGCGGCCTCCATGACCGAAAGCGCTTGTCCCAGCTTCATGGCCGCGCCCTTGAGCTCCCCCAGCACCTGGAAGAGCTGCTCGGCGGCCTTCTCGACGAGCTCGGCGTTGACGTCCTCTTTCGACTTGCCGGCCATGCGCTTGCCGACGCCCAGGACGGCGCGACCTGCGATCCCGGCAGGAAGGGTTGCCAGCTTGGCGGCACGTCCCGTGCGGCCACGGCGGATTTCAGCCATGGCCTCGATCTTGGCTTTCTTAGCCGATCTTGACAACAGCCGCTACGAAACCGGGACAACCACCAGCTCGTGCGGCTGGTTGTTCATCGATACGCAGCCGTCGTCGGTGACGACGACGATGTCCTCGATCCGGGCGCCCCACTGCCCCGCGAAGTACACACCGGGCTCGACGCTGAACGCCATGCCCGGCTCCAGCGTCAAACCGTTGCCCGCCACGATGTACGGCTCCTCGTGGACCGACAGGCCGATGCCGTGACCGGTGCGGTGCACGAACACCTCGGCCAGCCCCTCGG from Mycolicibacterium phocaicum includes the following:
- a CDS encoding HNH endonuclease signature motif containing protein: MGFADPAVIEEAYAAYEAAQARLAALDYTGLDVPTLLALQSRRETLRCAAEAVDHRILAAAQTQATAKEIGAKDWPEVLHVRLRVSREEARRRVRDCDQLGPRSAITGEPLGPVWELVAATLADGAINAEHVQVITWFFGKLPLWAADPITVAQCEADLVADARVKTPEDLRRAAQKLLYELDQDGPEPNDDEPDPQRSFVMGKQRPDGRTDVTAQLDPEGRAYWEVLFDKYAAPGMCNPADPHPCYSGTPTQEQIDADTRTLAQRQYDAFTFVGRMMLATGMSGVHNGFPVAVVANCTVTDLEKRAGMALTHTGTKLPIKDLIRMAAQGSDNYLAVFDEHTGQPLYLGRAARTASTAQRLALFGRDHGCTRPNCTAPASRSQAHHVTNWRDDGLTNVDTMTLACGRDNRLVDTGGWSTTMGPDGRTHWTPPPLLDVGQPRTNEYHHPTLYPPESGDDEGETDRTAG
- a CDS encoding ABC1 kinase family protein; this encodes MAEIRRGRTGRAAKLATLPAGIAGRAVLGVGKRMAGKSKEDVNAELVEKAAEQLFQVLGELKGAAMKLGQALSVMEAAIPPAYAEPYREALTKLQSDAPPLPADKVHRVLDAQLGTKWRERFQSFDDTPVASASIGQVHSAVWGDGRRVAVKVQYPGADEAVRADLKTLRMLTTLFKQVVPGADVKSIIDELIERTEEELNYRIEADYQRAFAKAFAGDPQFYVPAVVASSPKVVITEWMEGRKLSEIIAGGTEDERNRCAHLLLEVTISAPYRCGLLHVDTHPGNFMLLDDGRFGVMDFGAVAVHEGGLPRATGPILRLARDEKWEEMTAYLREEGFIPPGATVSHEEINAYLLPYIEPLRHKSFHFSRKWLQGIAATAADIRSEQFAATFKTSRQLNLPPNYLMMFRVLGGLLGIAAQLDATINYADIVDKWVPGFRED